A region from the Sandaracinus amylolyticus genome encodes:
- a CDS encoding alpha/beta hydrolase, with protein MILRTETVEQAIDGNERGIFVKDVVMTPGPHPLGMVRKRAVADGVTTRGCVILIHGFGQNRYTWHSSRRSFANYLAREGWDVFNVDLRGHGRSRRFGAPRPKVMYEYIEEDVPAFVREAMALSGHDEVFLVGHSMGGLIAYAVGSTSMREHVRGLVTIGSPYRFGQGSALLMLLRDAAAAIGWTGLFDSNPALPVRFVGKHLQKRAALWDNRILPLPIRGWVPGGVEKEVLDEYLSKTFEHTSLSVALDIFKAGSRQGFKSLDGMIDYSTAFEMLDRPLLVIAGIEDQLAPPESVKPAFESSKSHDKTYRAWPLGHLDLVMGREATRTVWPMVRDWLARR; from the coding sequence ATGATCCTCCGCACCGAGACCGTCGAGCAGGCGATCGACGGCAACGAGCGCGGGATCTTCGTCAAGGACGTCGTGATGACCCCGGGGCCGCATCCCCTGGGGATGGTTCGCAAGCGCGCCGTCGCCGACGGCGTGACCACGCGCGGCTGCGTGATCCTGATCCACGGGTTCGGTCAGAACCGCTACACGTGGCACTCGTCGCGTCGCTCGTTCGCGAACTACCTCGCGCGCGAGGGCTGGGACGTGTTCAACGTCGACCTGCGGGGCCACGGTCGTTCGCGACGCTTCGGCGCGCCGCGCCCGAAGGTCATGTACGAGTACATCGAGGAGGACGTGCCCGCGTTCGTGCGCGAGGCGATGGCGCTCTCCGGGCACGACGAGGTGTTCCTCGTCGGCCACTCGATGGGCGGGCTCATCGCCTACGCCGTCGGCAGCACGTCGATGCGCGAGCACGTGCGCGGCCTCGTGACGATCGGCTCGCCGTATCGCTTCGGTCAGGGCAGCGCGCTCTTGATGCTGCTCCGCGACGCGGCCGCGGCGATCGGCTGGACTGGCCTCTTCGACTCGAACCCCGCGCTGCCGGTGCGCTTCGTCGGCAAGCACCTCCAGAAGCGCGCGGCGCTCTGGGACAACCGCATCCTGCCGCTGCCGATCCGCGGCTGGGTGCCGGGCGGGGTCGAGAAGGAGGTACTCGACGAGTACCTCAGCAAGACGTTCGAGCACACGAGCCTCTCGGTCGCGCTCGACATCTTCAAGGCGGGCTCGCGCCAGGGCTTCAAGAGCCTCGACGGGATGATCGACTACTCGACGGCGTTCGAGATGCTCGACCGGCCGCTCTTGGTCATCGCGGGCATCGAGGACCAGCTCGCGCCGCCGGAGTCGGTGAAGCCCGCGTTCGAGTCGAGCAAGTCGCACGACAAGACGTACCGAGCGTGGCCGCTGGGCCACCTGGATCTCGTGATGGGCCGCGAGGCGACGCGAACGGTGTGGCCGATGGTCCGCGACTGGCTCGCTCGGCGTTAG
- a CDS encoding MopE-related protein, whose amino-acid sequence MQVTQRGDFALIGNTLAHDCSPATPAPLVGTVGSCGTQTGDPSPDVFWTTDAGGATASDTITSAAARSTAVLDLPAGAVVTHAYLYWAAIRTAPDDTVTLVRPDGSSGDVTAVSFWVAPPDVYQGVADVTAIVRAHGAGAYTVGDVGSREIANVASPTAFAGWWMVVLHRVEGAPLRHLAVLDGLAPVSSGIRRISMLSGLRPRPAGSPVRLGAVTYGGDAVYTGDQLLFQNVPVFDAQNPFDNFFNGTRSTSGAPTSSSGDLPRLSGAAASMSGMDIDVVDVLAPLPPGATSATIEARATSDVLHLAGFVASIAASGPDFSGATLTVTDLDGGRVLPGDELEHTIAIVNRGDGASTGTELRYVLPPELDYEPGSLVVGAGPATDAGGDDAAEYDPASRTIVARLGAGANAAQGGSLAPTEPVAVTLRARPSQRATLTLQATIFAVDAGGDTPTDGDPLVDGAQPTTLVVDACADDTRCAAPTPYCDLASSPTACVECTTDAHCPGLAPTCSAGACACVASGAEVCNGRDDDCDGAIDQDDPGGGEACESSLPGACSAGATACTEGELVCVAVIAPGETTESCNGIDDDCDDAIDEAVCAADASIDVDAGRPDAAAAGDAGHDTGAGDAGCSCRAAGAPRGGAHAALVALLAIALALRSRRRR is encoded by the coding sequence GTGCAGGTCACACAGCGCGGCGACTTCGCGCTGATCGGCAACACGCTCGCCCACGATTGCTCTCCCGCGACGCCCGCGCCGCTCGTCGGCACCGTGGGCTCCTGCGGCACCCAGACCGGCGACCCCTCTCCCGACGTCTTCTGGACGACCGACGCCGGCGGCGCGACCGCGAGCGACACGATCACGTCCGCCGCCGCCCGCAGCACCGCGGTCCTCGACCTCCCCGCGGGCGCCGTCGTCACGCACGCGTACCTCTACTGGGCCGCGATCCGCACCGCTCCCGACGACACCGTCACGCTCGTGCGCCCCGACGGCTCCTCGGGCGACGTCACCGCGGTCAGCTTCTGGGTCGCCCCGCCGGACGTCTACCAGGGCGTCGCAGACGTCACCGCGATCGTTCGCGCCCACGGCGCCGGCGCCTACACCGTCGGCGACGTCGGCTCGCGGGAGATCGCCAACGTCGCCTCCCCGACCGCGTTCGCCGGCTGGTGGATGGTCGTGCTCCATCGCGTCGAGGGCGCGCCGCTCCGGCACCTCGCGGTGCTCGACGGGCTCGCTCCGGTCTCCAGCGGGATCCGCCGGATCTCCATGCTGAGCGGCCTGCGCCCGCGCCCCGCGGGGTCCCCCGTGCGCCTCGGCGCGGTCACCTACGGGGGCGACGCCGTGTACACGGGCGACCAGCTCCTCTTCCAGAACGTGCCCGTCTTCGACGCGCAGAACCCCTTCGACAACTTCTTCAACGGCACGCGCAGCACGTCGGGCGCGCCGACGTCGTCGAGCGGCGATCTGCCCCGGCTCAGCGGCGCGGCCGCGAGCATGTCGGGCATGGACATCGACGTGGTCGACGTCCTCGCGCCGCTGCCGCCTGGCGCGACCTCCGCGACGATCGAGGCGCGGGCGACGAGCGACGTGCTCCACCTCGCCGGCTTCGTCGCCTCGATCGCCGCGAGCGGCCCCGACTTCTCGGGAGCGACGCTGACCGTGACCGACCTCGACGGCGGCCGCGTGCTCCCCGGAGACGAGCTCGAGCACACGATCGCCATCGTGAACCGCGGTGACGGCGCCTCCACCGGCACCGAGCTCCGCTACGTGCTTCCGCCCGAGCTCGACTACGAGCCGGGAAGCCTCGTGGTCGGCGCGGGGCCCGCGACCGACGCCGGGGGCGACGACGCGGCCGAGTACGACCCCGCCTCGCGCACGATCGTCGCCCGCCTCGGCGCCGGCGCGAACGCGGCCCAGGGCGGCTCGCTCGCGCCCACCGAGCCCGTCGCCGTCACGCTCCGCGCCCGCCCGAGCCAGCGCGCGACGCTCACCCTGCAGGCGACGATCTTCGCGGTCGACGCCGGCGGCGACACGCCGACCGACGGCGATCCCCTCGTCGACGGAGCGCAGCCGACCACGCTCGTCGTCGACGCGTGCGCCGACGACACGCGCTGCGCCGCGCCGACGCCCTACTGCGACCTCGCGTCCTCGCCCACCGCGTGCGTCGAGTGCACGACCGACGCGCACTGCCCCGGCCTCGCGCCGACGTGCAGCGCGGGCGCGTGCGCGTGCGTCGCCTCGGGCGCCGAGGTCTGCAACGGTCGCGACGACGACTGCGACGGCGCGATCGACCAGGACGATCCCGGCGGCGGCGAGGCGTGCGAGAGCAGCCTCCCTGGCGCGTGCAGCGCAGGCGCGACCGCGTGCACCGAGGGCGAGCTCGTGTGCGTCGCCGTGATCGCGCCCGGCGAGACGACCGAGTCGTGCAACGGGATCGACGACGACTGCGACGACGCGATCGACGAGGCCGTCTGCGCGGCCGACGCGTCGATCGACGTCGACGCGGGCCGCCCCGACGCCGCCGCTGCGGGCGATGCCGGCCACGACACCGGCGCGGGCGATGCGGGGTGCTCGTGCCGCGCCGCGGGCGCGCCGCGTGGTGGAGCCCACGCCGCGCTCGTCGCGCTCCTCGCGATCGCGCTCGCGCTGCGGTCGCGCCGGCGCCGGTGA
- a CDS encoding DUF4112 domain-containing protein, producing the protein MERHLDEHAKRITDRAVDEALARIDGGDQLSPELRKLATQQLAPWAEKLVRFLDETLRIPGTNIHLGLDPVIGFLIPGAGDAITSTGSVSLLLLALKERVPTIALLRMLLNIAIDTVVGAIPFLGDAFDMFFRSNRRNLEIIRKYRDDPKAKPGAADYLVVGAGVLLAIAGFVIPVVIVYGVGFGVLYELWRTITGS; encoded by the coding sequence ATGGAGCGCCACCTCGACGAGCACGCCAAGCGCATCACGGATCGCGCGGTCGACGAGGCGCTCGCGCGCATCGACGGCGGCGATCAGCTCTCGCCCGAGCTGCGCAAGCTCGCGACCCAGCAGCTCGCGCCGTGGGCCGAGAAGCTCGTGCGGTTCCTCGACGAGACGCTGCGCATCCCGGGCACGAACATCCACCTCGGGCTCGATCCGGTCATCGGCTTCCTCATCCCGGGCGCGGGCGACGCGATCACCAGCACCGGCTCGGTGTCGCTGCTCCTGCTCGCGCTGAAGGAGCGCGTCCCGACGATCGCGCTGCTGCGCATGCTGCTCAACATCGCGATCGACACCGTCGTCGGCGCGATCCCGTTCCTCGGCGACGCGTTCGACATGTTCTTCCGCTCGAACCGCCGCAACCTCGAGATCATCCGCAAGTACCGCGACGACCCGAAGGCGAAGCCCGGCGCCGCCGACTACCTCGTCGTCGGCGCGGGCGTGCTCCTCGCGATCGCGGGCTTCGTGATCCCGGTGGTGATCGTCTACGGCGTCGGCTTCGGCGTGCTCTACGAGCTCTGGCGCACGATCACCGGCAGCTGA
- a CDS encoding tetratricopeptide repeat protein, giving the protein MRLLISLALALWLVSAPALAQDVQRAQELFQQGIAAYDAGRLDEAVRLLRDADAIVHSPELTFNIARVYERMGESREAIRHFERYLREARPEGDERADVERRITAMRELDRRMRDQVMTTPPSTDEMTQEARVFFERGVAMFRRRQYDAALQAFTAAYNFARLPEVVYNLAVASERTGHTQDAIDYYREYLRARPDGPDRAYVERRIAQLRAPR; this is encoded by the coding sequence ATGCGCCTGCTGATCTCGCTCGCTCTCGCGCTGTGGCTCGTCTCGGCTCCAGCGCTCGCGCAGGACGTGCAGCGGGCGCAGGAGCTCTTCCAGCAGGGCATCGCGGCGTACGACGCGGGGCGGCTCGACGAGGCCGTGCGCCTCTTGCGCGACGCCGACGCGATCGTCCACTCGCCCGAGCTGACGTTCAACATCGCGCGCGTGTACGAGCGCATGGGCGAGTCGCGCGAGGCCATCCGGCACTTCGAGCGCTACCTGCGCGAGGCGCGTCCCGAGGGCGACGAGCGCGCCGACGTCGAGCGCCGCATCACCGCGATGCGCGAGCTCGATCGCCGCATGCGCGATCAGGTCATGACGACGCCGCCCAGCACCGACGAGATGACCCAGGAGGCGCGCGTCTTCTTCGAGCGCGGCGTCGCCATGTTCCGCCGCCGCCAGTACGACGCCGCGCTCCAGGCGTTCACCGCCGCGTACAACTTCGCGAGGCTCCCCGAGGTCGTCTACAACCTCGCCGTCGCGAGCGAGCGCACGGGGCACACGCAGGACGCGATCGACTACTACCGCGAGTACCTGCGCGCGCGCCCCGATGGCCCCGACCGCGCGTACGTCGAGCGCCGCATCGCGCAGCTGCGCGCGCCGCGCTGA
- a CDS encoding SCP2 sterol-binding domain-containing protein: MATRAVSDRREEGDGRSTTWGALTPCGMGVYDRDAPAESPFSAGSVIGRSRSGTFGGHLMADAQTDFGTRLPQKIAANPDKAKAIGAVFLFKINGDGGGVWTVDCKNDVGVTTGDKGGADCTLELSADDWKTISDNPGAAMQLFFTGKLKVTGNAMLATKLQQILA, from the coding sequence ATGGCCACGCGCGCTGTCTCCGATCGTCGGGAAGAAGGCGACGGTCGTAGCACGACGTGGGGCGCCTTGACACCGTGCGGCATGGGGGTCTATGACCGCGACGCGCCCGCTGAATCGCCATTCAGTGCCGGTTCGGTGATCGGGCGTTCGCGTTCAGGAACCTTCGGAGGACATCTCATGGCCGACGCCCAGACCGATTTCGGAACCCGCCTCCCGCAGAAGATCGCCGCCAACCCCGACAAGGCGAAGGCCATCGGCGCCGTCTTCCTCTTCAAGATCAACGGCGACGGCGGCGGCGTCTGGACGGTCGACTGCAAGAACGACGTCGGCGTGACCACCGGCGACAAGGGCGGCGCGGACTGCACGCTCGAGCTCTCGGCCGACGACTGGAAGACCATCTCCGACAACCCGGGCGCGGCGATGCAGCTCTTCTTCACCGGCAAGCTCAAGGTCACGGGCAACGCGATGCTCGCGACCAAGCTCCAGCAGATCCTCGCGTGA